The genomic interval TTGGGTCCCATCGAGAGCTTCCTGCAGGCGGCCCCCATGATGGGAAATCACTTAGAAATTGACCGTCTTGCTGGTTATAAGGAACATTATAATTAGTCCCGGCCAATGCTGAAATGGTTAATTTCATATTGTTTTGTATATCTGAGGTAAGCTTTAGAGAAAAACTTTGGTCACGGAAATCATCCCTGCTTAAAGGCACCATCAACATTTCTCTTTCGAAGCGATAACTTGCAAAAAAACGAAGGTTTCCCAAGCTTTCTGCAAATGGGACAGGACCGCCAAAACCTATATCCGTTATATAGTCGGCTTCATCATTTTGTGCCCTTTGCCGTCTTTGCCATTTCCAAAGCTGTTGTAATGCAAGTGGTGAAGCAAAAACATCGTCTTCTGCCTTCCCATTAGTCAATTGCCTTTCGGAAAGGTTGTTCCAACCATCAAATGTTGGGTACTGTCTTCTGGTATATTCATCCCATGGGCCATTTTGTGTTCCAACAAACGCCACATCCGGGTCTAAAAAAGGGCGGTTCCACATTGAATTTGCACTGAAAGGAGAAATACCAAAATACTTTTTTGAAGGGGGGCTATATTTTATGGTTGAAGAAAAATAATAATCCTGCCGATCCCCTTCACGTGTAACAACATTTACAATTCCTGATCTAACCTGCCCGTACTCTGCGTTAAATCCACCGCGTTCAACCGCAACTTCTTCAACCGCACTTAATGCTAAACTTGTTATTGGTTTATTATTACCAGGATCCCGCAAAGTGAGGCCATCTACATTGAAGAGCATTTCATCTGCACTTCCACCTCTAATTTCAAAACCTTCCTGAACACCAGCTTGCAGCTCAACAACATTTTCGATACTTGAAACCGGTAAAGCATTTATTTCTTCAGCGCTTACCGAAACAACACTCGTAGCAACATCATCCTTAATAAAATCACGTTGAGCAACAACAATAACCGCCTCACCCTCAAGCGCCGTTGCCTGCAGTTCAAAATTCATTTCGGTAGTCTGGTCAATCTTCACAATTACATCTTTCGCCAAGACAGGTGCAAAACCAACCATAATGATTTCCAAGGTATAAGTACCCGGCTGTACATTCAGAATAGTATAGTTGCCATCAATATCAGCGGCCGCACCGAGATAAGTACCTTGAATTATTATGTTTGCGCCGGGAAGCGGTTCTTTGTTTTCCATATCTATTACCCGGCCAGCAATTTTTCCTGTTGTCCCGGCATTTACAATGGATGTTAGAAACACAATCAAAGAAATAATAAAAGATTGCATTTTTATAGATTTCATATTTTTCCTCCGGAAAGGCTTTGCGAAGATTGTACTGTTATGTACTGTTATGTATTACACGTAACAATTATATAAAATTTCAAAGCAAAACACAAATGTTTTGAGAAAATATTTTAGGTGGTATTTATTTTGGTATTTTTAATGATAAGGCAGGGATGAAATTTAGAGCGACTTTCTTTTAAAGAGGTACGTTGGAACAACTGTATTTATTTGGACAGGTCTACATATTTGTTTCCCTACAAGTTTTCCCATCTGATAAAAATCAATGGAAACCGTCGTAATCCCACCCTCCAATATTGTTTTAAATGGAGTGTCATTATAGGTTAAACAACCAATATCTTTGCCTAACTTAAAATTCATTTTCCTACAATATTTTATTAAAGAAACCAGGTCATCATCCTCGATCACAAAATAGGCATTATTTTTTTGCAATAGGCTTTCATCTAAATCATGCTCTACCTGATATTCAATTCCATTTTGTTGACAAAATTTTAAGAATGAATTCTTTGTACTAATCGGATGGTGCTTTTCCTGAGGGTAAACAAGAAAAAGTTTCTTGTATTTTCTGATACTATCCAATGCATCGCCTAATGCATTTTCAAAACCAAAATCATGAGATTGAAAAATACTTGAATAGTCAGTTTTTTTTGTACTTATGGCAATGTCCAAAAGAAGGACTTTTTTTGGATCTAACTTCTTTAACGATTCTTCAACTAATTTATTTTTAAATGGCATTATTACATAATATTCATAATCATTTCTATATTTTGTAATAAGATCTCTAAAAAATATTGGGTTATAATGATGAGAATAAATATCCAGGCTTGCCTTATCTTTTACAACCTCTTGCATGCCTTTAAAAAGCTCTTCTTTATATGAGGTGTGTTGGGCATCAAAGAGTACAAAAACATTTGTTTTGATTTCTGAACGGCTATTATTAATATAAAAGCCTTTGCCGTGAACTGCCGTTATTATTCCTTTTTCTTTAAGAATATCATAAGATTTCACGACCGTGTCGCGCGAAAGATTGAATTCCTTACAAATAGAATTAATGGATGGTAACTTATCACCAATCGATAGATTATTGTTATGGATATTTTCAATTATATTTTTAATAATTTGTCTATACAGCGGTATTTTAATCTTATTATTTAATTGAAATAATTTTTGAAGGCTCGTTTTAGTAATCATTTTTTAACATCAGTTCTGTTTTGTATTTCTGTAAATTAAATCTAAGAAAGCAAATATTTGTTAATATATAGCTTTCCATTAATATTTACCTTTAAATTAATATCATATGGCTTTCGACATGAATAAAACAATAATAAACAAATCAAAAAAACCAAACATGAAAATTCCGATACGAAAAAAAATTCTATTTTTATTTTTTATTTTTTTCTCACTTTTTCTACTATTAACAGTATTTGAGCTCAGCCTGCGTTTATTCGATTACGGAGAAAATTTAGATCTATTTGTCCCTTACCCAGATGAAAACTCGGAATATTTGGGTATCAATTTAAATATCGGGCAAAGATATTATTACTATTATGGAAACGCATTTGACCCTACACCACAAAAAGATTTGTTTCTCAAAGAAAAGCCAAATAATGCTTTTCGAATATTTGTTTTAGGCGCATCAACAACAGCCGGTTTTCCTTATCAGGATAATATTTCTTTCCCCCGGTTTCTTCATACCAGATTGGCAAATACTTTTCCGGATAAAAAAATTGAGGTCATTAATACAGCAATTACATCCGTTAACAGTTACACTCTCCTGGATTTTATGGATGAAATAATAGAGCAACAACCGGATTTAATTCTTATTTATGCCGGGCACAATGAGTTTTTTGGGCCCTTTGGACCAGTGTCGGGAATTCAATTTGGTAAATATCCCTGGATGGCAAAAACTGTTTTATTTTTGCAAAGGTTCAAAACTTTTATTTTATTCCGGGATATCATTAATCCTCTCGTAGGTAAGTTGAATAAAAGCATAGAGATCAACCAAACTGAATCCAACATTAACCCTTCCTTTTATAAAAACACAAATATTTCTTTAAACAGTGACAATTTTAAATTGGGTTTGAAACAATTCACAGATAACATTAGTGATATTGTACAAAAAGCTGATGATTCTAACATACCCGTTATTATTAGTGAAATTGTAAGTAACATTAAAGAAATCCCACCCTTTCCAAATACCATTAAAGAGGACCGGGCAGCTGCGCTTTCGACGTACAATTCAGCTAAAGTTCTTTATACAAATGAAAACTATCTCGAAGCCCGTAAAAAATTTTACCAAGCCAAAGATTTGGATCCCATTCGCTTTAGGGCACCTGAAGCATTCAACGATGCAATTCATTCCATCGGCAAAAAATATGATATAATGATAGTCCCAATGAAATCCTTATTTGAAAGAGCTTCGAAAAACGGAATTCCCGGGAATAACATTTTCCTTGAACATGTGCATCCCAAAAAAGAAGGCTACTCTTTGATGGCCAATGCATTTTATAAGACTATGAAAACGAATAAAATAATATCAGAAAACTGGCCACCATTTAACAAGCCCAACTTGGAAAAATATGGTTTTACTAAATTAGATAGCATCTACGCAAATTTAGTTGTATTAAACCTGAAAAGCGGATGGCCCTTTTCAACAAAGTCCTTTAGCACAAAGTTACTCCCGGAAGCCATAAAACAGCAATTTTTCAAAACATCACCAATTGATTCGCTTGCAGCAGTTGCATACACCCAAAACGATTATAGCCTTCAGGATGCGCACATCGAGTTAGCAAATTATTATAAAACTATTGGAAAAACTGAACTGGCCTTTAAAGAATATAAAACACTAA from Calditrichota bacterium carries:
- a CDS encoding GntR family transcriptional regulator, whose product is MITKTSLQKLFQLNNKIKIPLYRQIIKNIIENIHNNNLSIGDKLPSINSICKEFNLSRDTVVKSYDILKEKGIITAVHGKGFYINNSRSEIKTNVFVLFDAQHTSYKEELFKGMQEVVKDKASLDIYSHHYNPIFFRDLITKYRNDYEYYVIMPFKNKLVEESLKKLDPKKVLLLDIAISTKKTDYSSIFQSHDFGFENALGDALDSIRKYKKLFLVYPQEKHHPISTKNSFLKFCQQNGIEYQVEHDLDESLLQKNNAYFVIEDDDLVSLIKYCRKMNFKLGKDIGCLTYNDTPFKTILEGGITTVSIDFYQMGKLVGKQICRPVQINTVVPTYLFKRKSL